The sequence CAGCTGCATCCTGGTTCTCAGGGTTTCCAGTGGCCACTGTGCAAACCACATGGATTTTCAGCTTCCCTTTTTGTGGCCCCAACAGGGTGAACCACATCTTCTGTGACAGTCCCCCTGTCATTGTTGCCCTGGTCTGTAGTGATACTTGGCTGTTTGAACTGGAGGCTCTGACAGCCACTGTTCTCTtcatcctcttccctttcttgctGATCCTGGGGTCCTGTGCTCGCATCATCTCCACTATCTTCAGGATGCCCTCAGCTGAGGGGAAATTcaaggccttctccacctgttCCTCCCACCTCCTGGTGGCCTCCCTTTTCTACAGCACTGCCATCCACACGCACTTCTGACCCCAGTCCAGCACCTTTCCTGAGAACAAGAAGCTGTTATCACTCTCCTACATAGTGGTAACTCCCATGTTGAACTCCATCACTCACAGCTTAAGGAACAGTGAAGTGAAGTCTGTACTCAGACAGGTCATCCACAGGACCCTGGGCCCACAGACACTATGAGTGACTTAGATGAAAACAGAAAGGGTAGAATGCAAGgactaaggaaagaaaaacaaattcctcAGTTGGGTTTTTGGACTCCACTCTTCCCAGGAGCCAGAGTACACTCCCTGGGATTTTAAACTTTCCTCTGGGATCCATTTCTAAAAACAACATGAGTGATGAAAGAAAGaactgcacacagtaggcacagCATCCTATGGGACTGTGGTACCAAAGTCCCTGAAAAAGCCATTAATTTGCATGGGTTAGGTGCCCATGTGAAGCTTGAGAACTTCCCTATGATttgctgatttttgttttaactttttctggAACTTCATCCAtaacatttcataattttctgccttccttccttctacttatcCAAAACTCTATAAGCAacttttatgtatctttttctttaCAAGATAAAGTAATGATAATAAACAATAGAGTTTtgtttcatagttttaaaatatattttattgattatactattacagttgtctcattttccaccttcactcccctcctACCTGCACGCcctctcccaccaacattcctctgctttaattcatgtccatgtgtcataaattctttagctctGCATTTTCCATACTACTCTTaccctgcccctgtctattttctacctaccatctatgctacttattctcaataccttttacccctctctccctgcccactccccctctggtaaccctccatgcattctccatttctgtggttctgttactgttctagttgtttgctttgtttttgtgtttgttttaggtgtggtggttaataattgtgagtttgcagtcattttactgtacaagttttttatattctttttcttagaaaaattcctttaacatttcatataataagagcttggtgatggtgaactgcattaacttgaccttatctgagaagcactttatctaccctttcattctaaatgaaagctagATGGATAGAGCAAatttggatgtagatccttgcttttcatcacttggaatatttctttccagccccttcttgcctgcaaggtctcctttgagaaatcagctgacagcctgatgggaactcctttgtaggttactgtctccttatctcttgctgcttctaggattctctccttcatttttaccttagctaatgtaattttgatgtgctttggtgtctttctccttgggtccaacttctttgggactctctgagcttcctggactccctggaagtctatttcctttggcagaatgCGAAAGTCCTCCTTTACGattctttcaaataatttttccacgtgttgctc is a genomic window of Phyllostomus discolor isolate MPI-MPIP mPhyDis1 chromosome 6, mPhyDis1.pri.v3, whole genome shotgun sequence containing:
- the LOC114500847 gene encoding LOW QUALITY PROTEIN: olfactory receptor 10A4-like (The sequence of the model RefSeq protein was modified relative to this genomic sequence to represent the inferred CDS: substituted 1 base at 1 genomic stop codon), which gives rise to MMWGNWKTVSQFVLVSFSALSSELQALLSLLFLTIYIITLMGTVPVILVTTTDSALQSPMYFFLRNLSFLETGFNLIIVPKKLGIRVIQDTTISFLGCASQMYFFFFFGAAECCLLATMAYDHDVAICDPLCYPVIMSHRACSQLAAASWFSGFPVATVQTTWIFSFPFCGPNRVNHIFCDSPPVIVALVCSDTWLFELEALTATVLFILFPFLLILGSCARIISTIFRMPSAEGKFKAFSTCSSHLLVASLFYSTAIHTHFXPQSSTFPENKKLLSLSYIVVTPMLNSITHSLRNSEVKSVLRQVIHRTLGPQTL